Proteins from one Deinococcus sp. AB2017081 genomic window:
- a CDS encoding iron-siderophore ABC transporter substrate-binding protein codes for MMTAFLNSMLLASAVLAAGTASAQGVTITHDEGRATVPRDPKRIVVMDEESLGWIAALGLSDRIVGLGSVYLTPSDVSGTTIKPNVLKSGYFGRAKLGNPAYVGDWQKPNLEVVTALKPDLIVRLTWDGNQNYDNLSKIAPTVGYKEGGTGFWQKGLRDLARVFGRQVQAEQVIKAVSDTNRANGRKLTEAGVFRTYPKVIVVAPFAGGQNWVYTDTRLIPDLKALGFKDGYSASKTTLGVGAQISDEALLGLDRKTLVVLFPPGGKYNGVEAFQKTAIGQRLAAQSVVYVPEDFSAYTGPLVSVRNSNDLTRVILGKMK; via the coding sequence ATGATGACCGCCTTCCTGAACTCCATGCTGTTGGCCTCTGCTGTCCTTGCTGCTGGCACCGCCTCTGCCCAGGGCGTCACCATCACCCACGACGAGGGCCGGGCGACCGTGCCGCGTGACCCCAAACGGATCGTGGTCATGGACGAGGAATCCCTGGGCTGGATCGCCGCGCTGGGCCTCAGTGACCGCATCGTGGGTCTGGGCAGCGTGTACCTGACCCCCAGCGACGTGAGCGGCACGACCATCAAGCCCAATGTCCTGAAGAGCGGCTACTTCGGCCGGGCCAAGCTGGGTAATCCCGCGTATGTCGGGGACTGGCAGAAACCCAACCTGGAAGTCGTGACGGCCCTGAAGCCTGACCTGATCGTGCGCCTGACCTGGGACGGCAACCAGAACTACGACAACCTGAGTAAGATCGCTCCCACCGTCGGGTACAAGGAGGGCGGCACCGGCTTCTGGCAGAAGGGGCTGCGCGACCTGGCCCGCGTGTTCGGGCGGCAGGTGCAGGCCGAGCAGGTCATCAAGGCCGTGTCGGACACCAACCGCGCCAACGGCCGCAAGTTGACCGAGGCCGGCGTGTTCCGCACCTACCCCAAGGTGATCGTGGTCGCGCCCTTCGCGGGTGGGCAGAACTGGGTCTACACCGACACCCGCCTGATCCCGGATCTGAAGGCCCTGGGCTTCAAGGACGGCTACAGCGCGAGCAAGACCACGCTGGGGGTCGGGGCCCAGATCAGTGACGAGGCCCTGCTGGGCCTGGACAGGAAGACCCTGGTCGTGCTGTTCCCCCCCGGCGGCAAGTACAACGGCGTGGAGGCCTTCCAGAAGACCGCCATCGGCCAGCGGCTGGCCGCCCAGAGCGTCGTGTATGTCCCCGAGGACTTCAGCGCCTACACCGGCCCCCTGGTGAGCGTGCGCAACAGCAACGACCTGACGCGCGTGATCCTGGGGAAGATGAAGTGA
- a CDS encoding cell division protein FtsQ/DivIB: MTAPGPAAPPRPRWPWIAGAVVAGAALAASWFALPVRQIGVSGNVQVPAAQIKQLAGAHAGFGWLYYGSWRARGLLDSPWIESAVVTRRFPDRVSITVTERRPVARWNAGSAVQAVAADGTVMPGGRGLERLPLIEGWGPDRHRDALRVLSALSAYNVRSVTYTPAGLRVKLPTGSIWSGDLDSLLKYAGSITMYPNTDLAIYPWGVSVQE; the protein is encoded by the coding sequence GTGACCGCGCCCGGCCCCGCCGCGCCTCCACGCCCGCGCTGGCCGTGGATCGCGGGAGCCGTGGTGGCGGGCGCGGCGCTGGCCGCGTCGTGGTTCGCGCTGCCGGTGCGGCAGATCGGGGTGAGCGGCAACGTGCAGGTGCCGGCCGCACAGATCAAGCAGCTGGCCGGCGCACACGCGGGTTTCGGGTGGCTGTACTACGGGTCGTGGCGGGCACGCGGCCTGCTGGACAGCCCGTGGATCGAGTCGGCGGTCGTGACCCGCCGCTTTCCCGACCGGGTCTCGATCACGGTGACCGAGCGGCGGCCGGTGGCCCGCTGGAATGCCGGATCGGCCGTGCAGGCCGTGGCAGCGGACGGCACCGTCATGCCCGGCGGCCGTGGTCTGGAACGCCTCCCGCTGATCGAGGGCTGGGGGCCGGACCGGCACCGGGACGCCCTGCGGGTGCTGTCGGCCCTCTCCGCGTACAATGTCAGGTCGGTGACGTACACACCGGCTGGTCTGCGGGTGAAGTTGCCCACGGGCTCGATCTGGAGTGGCGACCTCGATTCCCTCCTGAAGTATGCTGGGAGCATCACCATGTATCCGAATACCGACCTTGCTATTTACCCCTGGGGGGTGAGCGTCCAGGAATGA
- the murC gene encoding UDP-N-acetylmuramate--L-alanine ligase → MTHFLPDGSPSDTPTLHYHLMGIGGIGMSAFARLLAARGQRVSGCDASASDLTAQLQAEGIEVAVGHGAAHITAAPFGPIDVLVASEAVPKDHPELVAARAAGTEVRPRMALLDELLDVPDSVGVIGTHGKTTTTSMIAVALAGAGLDPAAFVGGIVPEFGSNARVGAGPFVAEVDESDRGFAALRCGTAVFTNAEDDHVGGNQATYWETVEEQHAGFARFVAQSGRVLLCADWPGLDALCAGNPHRVSYGQAAGADYRAVNLRPDADGTDFTVTVHGAVMGMARVGLPGTHNVLNALAALAVTHLHGGDFAQAAAALAAFRGPGRRWQRIGELNGALVIDDYAHNATKVAAAVQAARQTGRRVRVVFQPHRYLRTQQSWPRLADALMDADEVLLLDIAAASEPPIEGIHATLISQRMAEQGHAATRYMPDRAEVVRTLRDTAGPGDIIVTMGAGDVWKLSRELAGVPA, encoded by the coding sequence ATGACCCACTTCCTCCCTGACGGCTCCCCTTCGGACACGCCCACCCTGCACTACCACCTGATGGGTATCGGTGGCATCGGCATGAGCGCCTTCGCGCGGCTGCTCGCAGCGCGCGGACAGCGTGTGAGCGGCTGCGACGCCTCCGCATCCGACCTGACCGCCCAGCTCCAGGCCGAGGGGATCGAGGTCGCGGTCGGGCACGGTGCGGCCCATATCACCGCCGCTCCCTTCGGGCCCATCGACGTGCTGGTGGCCTCCGAGGCCGTGCCCAAGGATCATCCGGAACTGGTGGCGGCGCGGGCGGCGGGCACCGAGGTGCGCCCGCGCATGGCGCTGCTGGACGAACTGCTGGACGTCCCGGACAGCGTCGGTGTGATCGGCACGCACGGCAAGACGACCACCACCTCCATGATCGCCGTGGCGCTGGCCGGCGCCGGCCTCGATCCGGCCGCCTTCGTGGGCGGCATCGTGCCCGAGTTCGGCAGCAACGCCCGCGTGGGGGCCGGCCCCTTCGTGGCCGAGGTGGACGAGTCCGACCGTGGCTTCGCGGCCCTGCGCTGCGGCACCGCCGTGTTCACGAACGCCGAGGACGATCACGTGGGCGGCAACCAGGCGACGTACTGGGAGACCGTCGAGGAACAGCACGCCGGCTTCGCCCGCTTCGTCGCGCAGTCCGGGCGTGTCCTCCTGTGTGCCGACTGGCCGGGCCTGGACGCGCTGTGTGCCGGCAATCCCCACCGCGTGAGCTACGGGCAGGCGGCCGGGGCCGACTACCGCGCGGTGAACCTCCGCCCGGACGCCGATGGCACCGATTTCACGGTGACCGTCCACGGAGCCGTGATGGGCATGGCGCGGGTGGGGCTGCCGGGCACGCACAACGTCCTGAACGCGCTGGCCGCGCTGGCGGTCACGCACCTGCACGGCGGCGACTTCGCGCAGGCGGCGGCGGCGCTGGCCGCGTTCCGGGGACCGGGTCGGCGCTGGCAACGTATCGGGGAGCTGAACGGTGCGCTGGTCATCGACGATTACGCGCACAACGCCACCAAGGTCGCGGCGGCGGTGCAGGCGGCGCGGCAGACCGGGCGGCGCGTGCGGGTCGTCTTCCAGCCGCACCGCTACCTGCGCACCCAGCAGTCGTGGCCCCGGCTGGCCGATGCCCTGATGGACGCCGACGAGGTGCTGCTGCTTGACATCGCCGCCGCGTCTGAACCGCCCATCGAGGGCATCCACGCCACGCTGATCTCGCAGCGCATGGCCGAGCAGGGGCACGCCGCGACTCGCTACATGCCGGACCGGGCCGAGGTCGTGCGCACCCTGCGCGACACCGCCGGGCCGGGGGATATCATCGTGACCATGGGCGCAGGCGACGTCTGGAAGCTGTCGCGGGAACTCGCGGGCGTGCCCGCATGA
- a CDS encoding sucrase ferredoxin, translated as MTATDRPARRPLCSDVSLALGEDPVGTAPHWQEVTVLELNVPVWATVRDVANWTPEHHQLFERLRGKVEASGAGFGLLMSAPATRGQPLRVRHHTLGAGGYTRRDYASELPQTEWAHGLIDTLLDPQNLHAWDEQPVPAGPDIHVCTHGTVDAACGRYGVPVYQHLADSGVRAWRTGHFGGHRFAATAVELPSGLLWAHLTPALAMQVARREVPPAQVARNLRGFSGLPPVAQVLDRDLLVQHGWSWLDAHRWADVDGDDVTLHYDWQGERGHVRATVTHDLLSVTDSSHSATQSDVRQYRVAWH; from the coding sequence GTGACCGCCACTGACCGCCCCGCCCGGCGGCCGCTGTGCTCGGACGTGTCGCTCGCGCTGGGGGAAGACCCGGTCGGCACCGCGCCCCACTGGCAGGAGGTCACGGTGCTGGAGCTGAATGTCCCGGTGTGGGCGACGGTGCGCGACGTGGCGAACTGGACACCGGAACACCACCAGCTGTTCGAGCGCCTGCGCGGCAAGGTCGAGGCCAGCGGCGCGGGCTTCGGCCTGCTGATGAGTGCCCCGGCCACACGCGGTCAACCCCTGCGCGTCCGGCATCACACGCTCGGTGCGGGCGGCTACACGCGGCGCGACTATGCCAGCGAGCTTCCGCAGACGGAGTGGGCACATGGCCTGATTGACACACTGCTTGACCCGCAGAATCTGCACGCCTGGGATGAACAGCCGGTGCCAGCGGGGCCGGACATCCATGTCTGCACGCACGGCACGGTGGACGCCGCGTGCGGGCGCTACGGCGTCCCGGTCTACCAGCACCTCGCGGACAGTGGCGTCCGGGCGTGGCGCACCGGCCACTTCGGCGGGCACCGCTTTGCCGCCACCGCCGTGGAACTGCCCAGCGGCCTGCTGTGGGCCCACCTGACCCCGGCGCTGGCTATGCAGGTCGCCCGCCGCGAGGTGCCGCCCGCACAGGTCGCCCGGAATCTGCGCGGCTTCAGTGGTCTGCCGCCCGTGGCCCAGGTGCTCGACCGTGACCTGCTTGTGCAGCACGGCTGGTCGTGGCTGGACGCCCACCGCTGGGCCGATGTGGACGGCGACGACGTGACGCTGCACTACGACTGGCAGGGCGAGCGCGGACATGTGCGGGCCACCGTCACCCACGACCTCCTGAGCGTGACCGATTCGAGCCACTCGGCCACACAGTCCGACGTGCGGCAGTACCGCGTGGCATGGCACTGA
- the ftsZ gene encoding cell division protein FtsZ, whose protein sequence is MQAARIRVIGLGGAGNNAVNRMIESGLEGVEFIAGNTDAQVLAKSHAEIRIQLGDRLTRGLGAGADPEVGEKAALEDRERIKEYLDGTDMLFITAGMGGGTGTGSAPVVAEIAREMGVLTVAIVTRPFRFEGPKRQRVAEEGISKLADRVDGMIVVNNEKLLTAVDKKVSFREAFLIADRVLYYGVKGISDVINVDGMINLDFADVRNLLANSGTVLMGIGAGRGEKVAEEAAMSAIHSPLLERGIDGARRILVNVTGGYDLSMTDANEIVEKIREATGFDDPDILFGITPDEAAGDEVRVTVIATGFNDTTIGIASGLRGPSVETFVKPVRGGGSGGYDPKDYDIPAFLRNVERD, encoded by the coding sequence ATGCAAGCGGCCAGAATTCGCGTGATTGGCTTGGGCGGGGCGGGCAACAATGCCGTCAACCGCATGATTGAGAGCGGACTCGAGGGTGTCGAGTTCATCGCCGGCAACACGGACGCGCAGGTGCTCGCCAAGAGCCACGCCGAGATCCGCATCCAGCTCGGTGACCGCCTGACCCGTGGCCTGGGGGCCGGCGCCGACCCCGAGGTGGGTGAGAAGGCCGCGCTGGAAGACCGCGAACGCATCAAGGAGTACCTGGACGGCACGGACATGCTGTTCATCACGGCCGGCATGGGCGGCGGAACCGGCACCGGCAGCGCGCCGGTCGTCGCCGAGATCGCCCGCGAGATGGGCGTGCTGACCGTCGCCATCGTGACCCGCCCGTTCCGCTTCGAGGGGCCCAAGCGCCAGCGCGTCGCCGAGGAGGGGATCAGCAAGCTCGCGGACCGCGTGGACGGCATGATCGTCGTGAACAACGAGAAGCTGCTCACCGCCGTCGACAAGAAGGTCTCGTTCCGGGAGGCCTTCCTGATCGCCGACCGCGTGCTGTACTACGGCGTCAAGGGCATCAGCGACGTCATCAACGTGGACGGCATGATCAACCTGGACTTCGCGGACGTCCGCAACCTGCTCGCGAACAGCGGCACGGTGCTGATGGGCATCGGCGCGGGGCGCGGCGAGAAGGTCGCCGAGGAAGCCGCGATGAGCGCCATCCACTCGCCGCTGCTGGAGCGCGGGATCGACGGCGCCCGCCGCATCCTGGTGAACGTCACGGGCGGCTACGACCTGTCCATGACCGACGCCAACGAGATCGTCGAGAAGATCCGTGAGGCGACCGGCTTCGACGACCCGGACATCCTGTTCGGCATCACGCCCGACGAGGCTGCCGGCGACGAGGTGCGCGTGACCGTGATTGCCACCGGCTTCAACGACACGACCATCGGCATCGCCTCGGGCCTGCGTGGGCCGAGCGTCGAGACCTTCGTCAAGCCGGTGCGCGGCGGCGGCAGTGGTGGCTACGATCCCAAGGACTATGACATCCCGGCCTTCCTGCGGAACGTCGAGCGGGACTGA
- the murG gene encoding undecaprenyldiphospho-muramoylpentapeptide beta-N-acetylglucosaminyltransferase gives MSLVVLATGGTGGHIYPAVATARALMARGHRALLLGQRGGMEERVAAEQGLDFRGVEAGKLARSGQGRADPRELLRAGAGVMQARSLLAQLRPGVVVGFGGFASLPGVLAAQALRIPTVLHEQNARLGLTQRLAVRGARAVGTAYPEVVGLDPRKGTLVGMPVREERLPRTEALARLGLQDGPLTIFVMGGSQGSLFLNNAVPDTLRNIFGGEGLVDHDLGVLTPRIDLDFGGAPTAPPPELGAGVQVIHSTGKRWMNDVAPRVRDLDWYHVSGYVDAVAAWSAADLAITRGGTGTLAEAAFHGVPLIMVPLPESAENHQWHNAMTVQRAGAGRVVEQQEVGRALGAAVLECAAAGTRIAMRTAAQKRSQPGAAERFADLVERHLTPAAATTT, from the coding sequence ATGAGTCTGGTCGTGTTGGCAACGGGGGGAACGGGCGGGCACATCTATCCGGCGGTGGCGACCGCGCGGGCACTGATGGCACGGGGACACCGGGCGCTGCTGCTGGGGCAGCGGGGCGGGATGGAGGAGCGCGTGGCCGCCGAGCAGGGCCTTGACTTCCGGGGCGTGGAGGCCGGGAAGCTGGCCCGCAGCGGCCAGGGCCGCGCCGACCCCCGCGAACTGCTGCGGGCCGGCGCCGGGGTCATGCAGGCGCGGTCGCTGCTGGCGCAGCTCAGGCCCGGCGTGGTGGTCGGCTTCGGTGGCTTTGCCAGCCTGCCGGGGGTGCTGGCCGCCCAGGCACTGCGGATCCCGACAGTGCTGCACGAGCAGAACGCCCGGCTGGGCCTGACCCAGCGGCTGGCCGTGCGCGGCGCGAGAGCCGTGGGTACCGCGTATCCGGAGGTCGTGGGGCTTGATCCCCGCAAGGGCACCCTGGTGGGGATGCCCGTGCGCGAGGAGCGCCTGCCCCGAACCGAGGCGCTGGCGCGGCTGGGGCTGCAGGATGGCCCGCTCACCATCTTCGTGATGGGCGGGTCGCAGGGCTCGCTGTTCCTGAACAATGCCGTGCCCGACACGCTGCGCAACATCTTCGGGGGCGAGGGTCTGGTCGATCATGACCTGGGCGTGCTGACCCCGCGCATCGACCTGGACTTCGGCGGGGCGCCCACCGCCCCGCCCCCGGAGCTGGGGGCCGGCGTGCAGGTCATCCACTCGACCGGCAAGCGCTGGATGAACGATGTGGCCCCGCGCGTGCGCGACCTCGACTGGTACCACGTGAGCGGCTACGTGGACGCCGTGGCCGCGTGGAGCGCCGCCGACCTGGCGATCACGCGCGGCGGCACCGGCACCCTGGCCGAGGCCGCGTTTCACGGCGTGCCGCTGATCATGGTGCCGCTCCCCGAATCCGCCGAGAACCACCAGTGGCACAACGCCATGACGGTGCAGCGGGCCGGGGCGGGACGTGTGGTCGAGCAGCAGGAGGTCGGCAGAGCGCTGGGAGCGGCGGTGTTAGAGTGTGCGGCAGCAGGCACCCGGATCGCGATGCGGACGGCCGCCCAGAAACGCTCTCAGCCCGGCGCGGCCGAGCGCTTCGCGGATCTGGTCGAACGCCACCTGACTCCGGCCGCCGCCACGACGACATGA
- the ftsA gene encoding cell division protein FtsA, with protein MKDNPIIVGLDIGTTKITTVIGEVAEGGNVDIIGEGSMPSEGMKRGSVVNLERATHAIRQSVQAAERVSGVKVDRVFVSVAGNHAKAITSHGLAAIRRNQEIAQPDVDRAIENARAVPLDPNLEIIHTLPQEYVVDGQEGIKSPVGMHGVRLEVDVHIVAGTAGPLLNLRRCVQEAGLQVSGFVLHALASGLATLEAAEQMQTVIVVDMGGGTTDVGVFKRGNLAHSACIPIGGEHVTADLAQILKIPLEEAENVKKRYGAALPELADQDLTLEITTASGSTHAISAFELSRIIKPRLAEIFSLIRDEIDHTLGPVELVAQGVVLTGGAASLRGVADLARDRFRLPVRVGRPRGIGGLNDIVNGPAHAASVGLVLYGIGQDGKVPHTVFRDDPNKDQIEGLDLPPVIVQPPVIAEQKAGKTGGGEGFVDRIRNLFKDWL; from the coding sequence ATGAAGGACAACCCGATCATCGTGGGCCTGGACATCGGCACCACCAAAATCACCACCGTCATCGGCGAGGTCGCCGAGGGCGGCAACGTCGACATCATCGGCGAGGGCAGCATGCCCAGCGAGGGCATGAAGCGCGGCTCGGTCGTCAATCTGGAGCGGGCCACCCACGCCATCCGCCAGTCGGTACAGGCCGCCGAGCGGGTCAGCGGCGTCAAGGTCGACCGCGTGTTCGTGTCGGTGGCCGGCAACCACGCCAAGGCCATCACCAGCCACGGCCTGGCCGCCATCCGGCGCAACCAGGAGATCGCGCAGCCCGACGTCGACCGGGCCATCGAGAACGCCCGCGCCGTGCCGCTCGACCCCAACCTGGAGATCATCCACACCCTGCCGCAGGAGTACGTCGTGGACGGCCAGGAAGGCATCAAGAGTCCGGTCGGCATGCACGGTGTGCGCCTGGAGGTCGATGTCCACATCGTCGCCGGCACGGCCGGGCCGCTGCTGAACCTGCGCCGCTGCGTGCAGGAGGCCGGACTGCAGGTGAGCGGCTTCGTGCTGCACGCCCTGGCGTCGGGCCTGGCCACGCTGGAGGCCGCCGAGCAGATGCAGACGGTCATCGTGGTGGACATGGGCGGCGGCACCACCGACGTCGGCGTGTTCAAGCGCGGCAACCTCGCGCACTCGGCGTGCATTCCCATCGGCGGGGAGCACGTCACGGCCGATCTGGCGCAGATCCTCAAGATCCCGCTGGAAGAAGCCGAGAACGTCAAGAAACGCTATGGCGCGGCCCTGCCGGAACTGGCCGACCAGGATCTGACGCTGGAGATCACCACGGCGTCAGGCAGCACGCACGCCATCAGCGCCTTCGAACTGTCGCGCATCATCAAGCCTCGCCTGGCCGAGATCTTCTCGCTGATCCGCGACGAGATCGACCACACCCTGGGCCCCGTGGAGCTCGTGGCCCAGGGTGTGGTGCTCACCGGCGGCGCGGCCAGCCTGCGCGGTGTGGCCGATCTCGCCCGCGACCGCTTCCGGCTGCCGGTGCGGGTGGGCCGACCGCGCGGGATCGGTGGCCTGAATGACATCGTGAATGGCCCCGCGCACGCGGCCAGTGTGGGACTGGTGCTGTACGGCATCGGACAGGACGGCAAGGTGCCGCACACCGTGTTCCGCGACGATCCCAACAAGGATCAGATCGAGGGTCTGGATCTTCCGCCCGTCATCGTGCAGCCGCCGGTCATCGCCGAGCAGAAGGCCGGCAAGACCGGCGGAGGCGAGGGCTTCGTCGACCGGATCCGCAACCTGTTCAAGGACTGGCTGTAA
- the pfkA gene encoding 6-phosphofructokinase, whose translation MTEPTPTHHSNPAGIKRVAVLTSGGDAPGMNAAIRAVVRTATFEGIEVVGVRRGFSGLHRGELHLLGARDVANTIQRGGTILLTARSHTWRTPEGRERGARHLREWNVDGLIVIGGDGSFHGGHFLQQEHGVPVIGVPGTIDNDLYGTDHTIGYFTAVETALDAVDKLRDTGASHERIFVIEVMGRHAGHIALDVAVAGGAEEVFIPEDGKPVSDAIAAVKDSVAKGKLGSIIIVAEGYPGGAQAVADAIQAETGYETRVSILGHIQRGGSPVSSDRILASRLGEASVYALMEGRSNVMVGRGAGGITYTPLQETWEKRKDVSRDLYRCAKTLSV comes from the coding sequence ATGACCGAACCCACCCCCACCCACCACTCCAACCCTGCCGGTATCAAGCGCGTCGCCGTCCTCACCAGCGGTGGCGACGCTCCCGGCATGAATGCGGCCATCCGGGCCGTCGTCCGCACCGCGACCTTCGAGGGCATCGAGGTCGTCGGCGTCCGCCGGGGCTTCTCCGGGCTGCACCGGGGCGAACTGCACCTGCTCGGTGCCCGCGACGTCGCCAACACCATCCAGCGCGGCGGCACCATCCTGCTCACGGCGCGCAGTCACACGTGGCGCACGCCGGAGGGGCGTGAGCGCGGCGCGCGTCACCTGCGCGAGTGGAACGTGGACGGCCTGATCGTGATCGGTGGCGACGGCAGCTTCCACGGCGGGCATTTCCTCCAGCAGGAGCACGGCGTGCCCGTGATCGGCGTGCCCGGCACCATCGACAACGACCTGTACGGCACCGACCACACCATCGGCTACTTCACGGCGGTCGAGACCGCCCTGGACGCCGTGGACAAGCTGCGTGACACCGGGGCCAGCCACGAGCGCATCTTCGTGATCGAGGTCATGGGCCGCCACGCCGGGCACATCGCCCTGGACGTCGCGGTGGCCGGCGGCGCCGAGGAGGTCTTCATCCCTGAAGATGGCAAACCCGTGTCGGACGCGATCGCCGCCGTCAAGGACTCGGTCGCCAAGGGCAAGCTCGGCAGCATCATCATCGTGGCCGAGGGCTACCCCGGCGGCGCGCAGGCCGTCGCGGACGCCATCCAGGCCGAGACCGGCTACGAGACCCGCGTCAGCATCCTGGGCCACATCCAGCGCGGCGGCAGCCCCGTCAGCTCCGACCGCATCCTCGCCAGCCGTCTGGGCGAGGCGTCTGTGTACGCGCTGATGGAGGGCCGCAGCAACGTCATGGTGGGGCGCGGCGCGGGCGGCATCACGTACACACCGCTGCAGGAGACCTGGGAAAAGCGCAAGGACGTCAGCCGCGACCTGTACCGCTGCGCGAAGACGCTGAGCGTGTAG
- a CDS encoding AIM24 family protein produces MTNMHPGSDGTYSLRDFVAQTAERDQPGDVFELESSKMLEVKVNGRVWSKLGAMIAYKGNLSFKREGTLEGGLMKALKRAVSQEMSPMAKIEGRGVVYLADQGKEIQILRLAGDTINVNGNDLLAFEDSVQYDITMHRRMAGMASGGLFSVRVSGQGMVAILSHGKPLTLRVTPNEPIFTDPNATIAWSGSLMPQLRVDSSLRSIFGRGGGETYQMVFQGDGFVVVQPYEEFEAGMVGGESSSHGGGMGRALGDLFD; encoded by the coding sequence ATGACAAACATGCATCCAGGCAGTGACGGCACGTACTCCCTGCGCGACTTCGTGGCGCAGACCGCCGAGCGCGACCAGCCGGGGGACGTCTTCGAGCTGGAATCCAGCAAGATGCTGGAGGTCAAGGTCAACGGCCGCGTGTGGAGCAAGCTCGGGGCCATGATCGCCTACAAGGGCAACCTCAGCTTCAAGCGCGAGGGCACGCTGGAAGGCGGCCTGATGAAGGCCCTGAAGCGGGCCGTGAGCCAGGAGATGAGCCCCATGGCCAAGATCGAGGGCCGGGGCGTGGTGTATCTGGCCGATCAGGGCAAGGAAATCCAGATCCTGCGGCTGGCGGGCGATACCATCAACGTCAACGGCAACGATCTGCTGGCCTTCGAGGACAGCGTCCAGTACGACATCACCATGCACCGGCGCATGGCGGGCATGGCCTCGGGCGGCCTGTTCAGCGTCCGCGTCAGTGGGCAGGGCATGGTGGCGATCCTGTCGCACGGCAAACCGCTCACGCTGCGCGTCACGCCGAACGAACCGATCTTCACCGACCCCAATGCCACCATCGCGTGGAGCGGCAGCCTGATGCCGCAGCTGCGGGTGGATTCCTCCCTGCGCTCGATCTTCGGGCGCGGCGGCGGCGAGACCTACCAGATGGTCTTCCAGGGCGACGGCTTCGTGGTCGTGCAGCCCTACGAGGAATTCGAGGCCGGCATGGTGGGCGGCGAGAGCAGCAGCCACGGCGGCGGTATGGGCCGCGCCCTGGGTGACCTGTTCGACTGA
- a CDS encoding UDP-N-acetylmuramate dehydrogenase codes for MTGGGVTDRTVSRTGARVERLPLARFTTLGVGGEAEVWSVASAAQLAEAMEQPYRVLGGGSNLVIADEGVPERVIRLAGPLAERDLTPDPGLSSADEIVTGWVGGGVPLPGLIRQLQKLGLSNLEGTVGIPAQVGGAVWMNAGTRYGEMFDGLHTIEIATPQGTVQVTPADLAWGYRDSGIPRNHVVTRVRLKLRRSTPEDVLAKMDFADQARKGQPKMKTPGCAFKNPGGVSAGRLIDEAGLKGTRIGNALIAPEHANFIVNLGGATAADVHALLDVIRGRVAVPLELEYELWPTQGQP; via the coding sequence ATGACGGGTGGGGGCGTGACCGATCGGACGGTCAGCCGCACGGGGGCACGGGTCGAACGCCTGCCCCTGGCCCGCTTCACCACGCTGGGTGTGGGCGGCGAGGCCGAGGTGTGGTCTGTGGCGTCCGCCGCCCAGCTCGCCGAGGCGATGGAGCAGCCCTACCGCGTGCTGGGCGGCGGCAGCAACCTGGTGATCGCCGACGAGGGTGTGCCGGAGCGGGTGATCCGACTGGCCGGGCCGCTGGCGGAACGCGACCTGACGCCCGATCCCGGGCTGAGCAGCGCCGACGAGATCGTGACTGGCTGGGTGGGGGGCGGCGTCCCCCTGCCCGGCCTGATCCGGCAGCTCCAGAAACTGGGCCTGAGCAACCTGGAGGGCACGGTGGGCATCCCCGCACAGGTGGGCGGCGCGGTGTGGATGAACGCCGGCACCCGCTACGGCGAGATGTTCGACGGCCTGCATACCATCGAGATCGCCACGCCGCAGGGGACGGTGCAGGTCACACCGGCGGATCTCGCGTGGGGCTACCGGGACAGCGGCATCCCCCGCAACCACGTGGTCACGCGGGTGCGCCTGAAGCTGCGCCGGAGCACCCCAGAGGACGTGCTCGCAAAGATGGACTTCGCGGATCAGGCCAGGAAGGGCCAGCCCAAGATGAAGACGCCGGGCTGCGCGTTCAAGAATCCAGGCGGCGTGAGTGCCGGACGGCTCATCGACGAGGCCGGTCTGAAGGGTACCCGGATCGGGAACGCCCTGATCGCGCCGGAGCATGCCAACTTCATCGTGAACCTGGGCGGTGCGACGGCTGCCGACGTCCACGCCCTGCTGGACGTGATCCGGGGGCGGGTGGCCGTGCCCCTGGAACTGGAGTACGAGCTGTGGCCGACCCAGGGGCAGCCGTGA